From Carya illinoinensis cultivar Pawnee chromosome 5, C.illinoinensisPawnee_v1, whole genome shotgun sequence, one genomic window encodes:
- the LOC122311184 gene encoding probable 1-acyl-sn-glycerol-3-phosphate acyltransferase 4, translating into MEACKPLKSDNNRLKHRPLTPIRVLRGLLCLVVFLSTAFMFLVYFAPVSAVMLRLFSLHYSRKASSFLFGLWLALWPFLFEKINGTKVVFSGDMVPEGERVLLIANHRTEVDWMYLWDLALRKGCLGHMKYILKSSLMKLPVLGWGFHILEFIAVERKWEIDESVLCNMLSTFKNPQDPLWLVLFPEGTNFTEEKCKKSRKFAAEAKLPMMFNVLLPKTKGFCFCLEALRGSLNAVYDVSIAYKHQCPSFMDNVFGVDPSEVHIHVLRIPIDEIPACDTGAAAWLTNRFQLKDQLLSYLQQKDDCCRMNDSSKVSKLITLLNFCIP; encoded by the exons ATGGAAGCTTGCAAGCCGCTCAAATCTGATAATAATAGATTAAAGCACCGCCCTTTGACTCCTATTCGGGTTTTAAGGGGTCTTCTATGTCTAGTGGTGTTTCTTTCCACCGCCTTCATGTTTTTGGTGTATTTTGCACCTGTGAGTGCTGTCATGTTACGGCTTTTCAGCCTGCATTACAGTAGGAAAGCATCATCCTTCCTCTTTGGCCTGTGGCTGGCTCTGTGGCCTTTTctgtttgaaaaaataaacgGGACCAAAGTGGTTTTTTCTGGAGATATGGTTCCAGAAGGGGAGCGTGTTTTGCTTATTGCCAATCACAGAACTGAGGTTGACTGGATGTACTTGTGGGATCTTGCATTGAGGAAAGGGTGTCTGGGCCACATGAAATATATTCTTAAAAGCAGCTTGATGAAACTGCCTGTCTTAGGTTGGGGATTTCACATCTTGGAGTTCATTGCTGTGGAGAGGAAGTGGGAAATTGATGAATCAGTTTTGTGCAATATGCTTTCCACATTTAAGAATCCTCAGGATCCATTATGGCTCGTTCTGTTTCCTGAAGGAACTAATTTTAC TGAAGAGAAATGCAAGAAGAGTCGAAAATTTGCAGCTGAAGCTAAACTGCCTATGATGTTCAATGTCTTGCTCCCAAAAACAAAGGGCTTCTGCTTTTGCTTGGAAGCACTGCGGGGCTCCTTGAATGCAG TTTATGATGTGAGCATCGCATACAAGCACCAATGCCCTTCCTTTATGGACAATGTGTTTGGCGTGGATCCTTCagaagttcacattcatgttctGCGTATCCCAATTGATGAGATTCCAGCTTGTGATACGGGGGCTGCAGCATGGTTAACGAATAGGTTCCAGCTCAAGGACCAATTGCTCTCatatttacaacagaaagacgattgctgcagaatgaatgactcatccaaggttagtaaattaatcactctcttaaacttttgtattccataa